The segment TGATAAGCAATGacaagtgatcagaaaagcgaACTCAAGCTGGTTATTCGTACAAGGttatacgataaaaaaaaatatattaagtacCAATCAGGCAATGTATCCCCCCATCACCACCATCCCTGTATCCACCCTGAGGAAAAAGAATGAACCCAAAACAAGTAAAcctaaaatatgttataaaatttagtcaatattctacggggtcatttttctacaacCAACACGGAGAAACATGACCCTAAGGCCATAATTTCTACGATGTAATCCAAGTATTCTACAACTGagtgggtcatttttctacgtcgaaaaatgaccctcggtcaatattctacgggggtcacttTTCGTCGTTACACCGGACTATATTCCTTCATGCCATAGCTACGATTTCACGAATGTACAAGTCAAACTCGAGCGTTGCCGACGTACGTCTTATGTAAAGGGGTCAACTGtgataatttactgttaatccTTACCATTTCAGGGAAAAATAGCCaagattataaaatttaatcatttctttGGTAATTGTATGGAAACTTAAAGTGTGTCCGAATGCTCAACATTCCGTTTGTTGTCCTGTGGACAATCAAAaatgcagggtttttttttttattgcgaAACTGAATTTTAGTAAATTATAGTAAATTATATCTCTCATtggatgaataataaaatcacaagaaaatctcaaaagtttttataattttattcaaaatatttttaaaataaaaatacagtgtatattaTGACAGGTTGATAGAATTTGTGGAAGACGAATTAATAAATACTATTTCGGTATCATCACTGCCGGTCCTATCACGTGATTTGATTGGAGAAACCTCTTCTCCGCTGGGACATCATTTATAGAAATAATTTAGCCCTTATAAACAAGATGATACAAAGTACATATTAATTTAGtgagacaaataaaattatggAATGTGAActattaaatgtacatgaaaatgacaaaattaaacggaggaaataatcaaataaatgaagAAACCTAATACCtagaaatgaaaacaataattctATTAATCTACAGAAAGCAAaagtgtattatttttttaattgagaagGGTGATTCAATCATAattgaaaaagaagaaaaactttcaccaaaaacaaatatcaaGACAAAACAATAAGCTGCTATGCAGAAATAACCTTTAAGTGGACACTTAGCTAAAaggaacaaaaatattaacaattatacacagattcaaaaatatatcgataaaaTATACCAGGAACACATTATATAGCATATACATACATCAATTAAGGCTttagttctttattttttttacaggtaaaaAGTTTTAGCCATATAAAAATagcactttaaaaataactttgcCTTTACAGGTTGCAAAGATATATAATAATTGTGACATTGCATTTAGATGTGATGCATAAGGAATTGCGATAAAAACTAACTGTTAAAAGGAAATCAATTCTCAACAGTTTTGTTCATGGTAATGTTACATGACAAAATATAGTTGATTCAGTAGTTTCCTTCCTAAATCATCTGAGACGCTGTTCTAAATTGAACTATAATAATAAGACTGATTGCAACACAACACTATGCATGGATTCATATCGCCTATGGCGTCAGacgttcagattttataaacaacaaacatataaatcatagtgtaaaatatatatattaactaaAAAAATGATCTCTGattcagggtttttttcaaatttcccgCCGGAGCGGGGCCCTTGTGTTGATTATAAGCGTCTTTCTAACTGGTTAATCTAGGTCATGTGAATGTCCATTCCTCTCGACAAAGACCTTCTTTGCATGCTTGACATAGCTCGGAGTTGTGTTGGTTCCTTGGTTTGCCAGCCCGGCGATCAATACGAAGGGGAGGACGGACGAAGCCGTAGTAAATCTGCCCTACTCTGTTGTAAACGTTTCCAAGGAcctgtgaaaaaaatatcaataggATGTATTACTGTCAAAGCCTCTTTATTCTACCCCACCCAACGCAATGCACATTTCAATTTGTTCTGGCAAACGGATGTGTTCATTATTTGTATCAAAAAATAGGGAAATCACCTATCTTTTTGGATTGCtacacaaaaaatattctttatcaaaattcatttagaatttgaaaatgtttatcttatttatggagtaaaataaattttctgtttatGCTCGAAATCTAGAAGCCGGACATgaatctaaaataaaacaaagacgCAATAACGAGAATGTTGGCATATGTGATAAACAACGACTGCTGATCATTTGCATTATTTTCCCGTTATCAAAATCGTTAAGACTagagaaaaatcatttaaaatacattgatCTTTGAGCTTAGATTCTTTGCATATCCAAATACCAACCTTGATGACCTCTTCAGGGTACCACATGGCATGCTCGTATTTGCCGTTTTTACATCTTTGGCATTGCTGGCCGTACAGTTTAAACATGACATAGCCCATATTGGTGGCATAGTTCAGCTGGAACCAAAAGATGACCCTGCCCTTCATCGACGTCCATCCGTGGCCACACTCCTGAAATCAAAAAACGACCGTCCAATCACATCACTTATTGACAGACATGAATGGCACAGAAAGGTATACAGGTATACGACTGAAGAGGGACAGTCGTCGACAGTAAGCGCCTACAGGTTCTAGATCTTGGCCAGTCCTAGCTGAATGTATGttaattttcagaaaataattGTGTATTTACTTATCTAATGGGGGGACTAAATGAACAGCTTGTTCCAAATAAGGATCGATATATtcttatattgtataataaacgTTCACAACAGTGTTTTAAAGAGAGTTTCACAAATCGGGGATAGGAGTTGGGGAACTAATCTACAATTAGAGAGTTTTTAAACTCTGAATCTCTTTAAATAGATCATATGAATCTAAAATTAGAAGTGACGTTTGGATCATTCAATTACAAAAAGGGAGAGTGTTTGAAAGCTTATCAGATCTTTATGTACATAATGTGTTGGGCTCACAGTGGTTTGGTATTTATGAGTGTGTTTAATGTCTTAAGAAGATAGCAAAACTAAATATTTTGTGTCTATTTGTTTAATCGAGCTATTGGTGCGGTGAGGTCTCCAGTATGGGACCCGTTGCTGACAATCgcaagaaaatttaaaaactaatttcgTAATGTTTAATTAAGACAAACAGTATACCTGAAGCGTGCACTTGTACCTTATACATTGAAACaagaaaattaatcaaattcatTTCCAAAACACTTTGTTTCAGAATATGAAAAGATTTTCCAGACTTGTGGACCATATTCATTAATATACAAGACAACGTGTAAGGAAAAATGATGTAAATTCATCACCTGAAGTGTCAGAACAGTGCATAAATTTCGCATGGCAGCcgcttttatttttgtataatgcTGACCACATACGCAATGCGGTCCGTCACCCCCTGGTAAAAGCGGGGGGTCCCCTCCTTACCACAGACCATAAACTTAACCCCTGATCATCGTTGCAGACGACCATCAAGGTCACCTTGTTCGATGACGGACACCTTTGAATTTTACTACATATAAGCGTTTGAGTGACCTGCTTTCATCTACATCCTTTAGAGCAACAATGTAATTCCTCCAAGGAATATATTTCGCTCGCCAGGCATTCCCTGGAAACAATGGTATTTGGAGATGGTGTTTGTGTACAGTATATTGGGCTCTTGCAGGGAAATCAGCTGGTCTTATCATTAACCATATGTTAAGATACCCCTACATTGGCTTTGAACCCCCAATTAAAACTTTTTCCTTAATTTTATATATCGTACGATGCTGTTTGTtgttttgatatcaaattaaattgaaGGTTAACCAGAGAGGAATATAGCTTGATAAACAGTGTGTGCTATTTAATGCCCACTGAAATGGAGAAATAATAAGAGATTGATTAATGGATGCAAATGAAATCATAAGCAGAAACATTACGGTCGGGTTTAATGCAACCACACGCTACCTCcaaaaacaatgaatatttaCACCGTCAGTAGACTTCACGTAACGTGTGAATCACGGATTCCGATTAATATCATCTCTATCTAGAACATGGTTTCATTCACTGATGCCTTAACTTCACTGTTTTAACAAACAACCCATTTTTTGCACCAGTGATTTACGCACGTCAAACGTTCTCATGTTCTTGTGTTCAAAAGATAACTCGAGTGAGGGCCAGGCATCTTATACACATCGGCATTTGTTACATGAATAGCAATGGAATCTAGAAATATTACCCCGACAGATaatctgtatttttttctgttgtttgaaTAGGATTTTACCATATGGATAAAACGTGATGAAATTGTTAAATTACCGTGCTTCGCTATCAGAATCTGTAAACCACTTTCAAATCCTGATTTTAACTGTCTGGCATTGTGGTCAATTATTTAAGGACAATTTTTTCTTGTATATGTTCATAATTAAATGATCATTAGGGTCTTCATCCGCAAGTTACTAAGGTAAAGAAACACCCTTTTGAAGTTCAGTTTATCAGTTAGGTCGGGCGTTTATGCAATTACGGCCTTCTGTCTTGGAGAAAATGATATGTTGGTTTGAGTCTTTGACCCTTGCGTACCTGACATGAGAATCGAACTTTGGCGCTGTCTTTGAATGTTCTCCATCTATCGTTTGGTGGACAGAAAGTAGGCACGAGCTGCCACGAGTGGGGATAATACTGACTGAACAGTCTGTCGAATTCGCCGTGCCATACCAATTCCATTCTGCAATAGAAAAAAAAGGGGAACCTTAAATACTCTCaatacaaattttattaaagtatTACGAAATGTCTTTTACATGTGTTATACCACTaaagaatatttattcaatttcaaaGAGATGAGTGTAAAAATCTATAGAACTATAAATTTCgcgaaaagaataaaaaaaaattattaaaatttctttgGAGGACCACAAGAGTGGGATTTTTATCTACTATCTTCAATGATATGTATAAACTCTCATTGGTTTTATTTGACATGCGCTCAAGCAAAGCCTGTGCGCTTTATTTCGTTACTGTATGGCCGGGTAGGATTCGAGTTTCTTTAGGTATTTCTCGCGATTGCTCCTGATTTATTGCAGGATAACGATGGTAACAGAAGTGCGGTGAATTAAACAGAGATAAATTTACCTGTCGTCggaaaaacaagttttataGTTTAAAGGGCCGACGATTTACTGTCTTTAAGCCGTGCATTTTACCTCGAtggtaaatttatttatatatatagcgTATATATGTTAAGTTGTTCGTGCTCAGGTGTGTGCATTTGAGTGGATTCTTGTTGTTTAGAactcaaaagaaaaattaaccCTTGAGACAaggttcattttatttaatggaAAATGTGCATGAATGGGCTAAACTATAACGTTGTTTAACTAATAGAATTATTCTTTGGATAAAATAATTGACTTCAACGGTTTCAATGAGAAATAATTTTCGATGTACGAAATTTATGTAGTCTTTAAGATAATAAAAGGCCAATATTTGCTTGCTTTTtttcataccccccccccttcttttaCAATAGTACTCAAACAATGTTGggattttaattacattttctaATTAAAGCGGTTCAAGCGGAAATGACATGTTAAACCCCGCTGACCCCATGTGATAAGATCATGCACTGATGGATCCAACTCCACAAGAAACATGGCTTCGTCATCCCCAGCACACCAAAACAAGAACAAGGTTTGCTTAATGCACATTTATTCTCTCTCCCGACAAACGAAAATACGAGCCGTTTGATGATCATATCAAACGAAACATTCAGGGATAAAAACGAACAAGATCGGTAAATTGGAAAGTAGGCATCTCCCCATGTTAAGGAGATAAATCACGCGAAAATGACTTATTTGCATATGCTTTTGACAGATGTGTGTCTTGTGCATATATTCCTTTCCatctttttatcatattttatcaagGGGTCACCAAGGTATGTGAATAAGCGCATTGTCTGTTGAGACCTCTTAATTTAATATGTTTCGAAGACATGTTGTTAAATTGTTCTAATGGATGACAGAAGAAAAACCCCTgatgttaatcatgctaaattTACTCCACAACAAATAACAACATAGTTGGATCTTTCTACCTGTATATTTGACCACCATTAGTCCCTTAATTCTCATCAACCGTATCATTTTAAGTACTTTGTATATATCTTGTCATTACCCCGCTCTCTACCCCTTTTATTCGTTGACCATACCGAACACCCCTCTCcgttttaattgataaaatttactGTCGAGACGACATTTGAACTGCCGAGAAATGTCTTTTTTAATGGACAATGTTTGCCATTCTGTATTCAAGTTGAACTAATACCCGGCGGCTACACATCGTTTAAGATGGTTCTGCAATCTGATCTTGGATGTTGTCCGCGATGGAATTTTTGTTTGACTTTGACTAAGGCTTTTCAATTAGAAAAGGTCAAAACATGTCAAGGTCTCTCAATAAAAATAGATACCAACTTTGTAAATACTTAATAGATAGCCagcttttctttaattttgaatgaatcgtaaatggacttttcaaaaaggGGATGAGGCGATACAGATGCGTAGTCAaactacgtacatgtataagttcTATACACTTTCATATATTGTATTTACAAATAACTTGAAttacgttttaattttttatttcgtgCTTCCCTGCATTTAATGTTAACACCCTTTTCATTCCATATATGATGATCGTACAATATACTTCAGAttctatttctattttttgaatttgcagctctcctcgcatttaattatggaataaataaaacagactgCTCTGGTTTTTTCATATATGTGACGATGTCTTCTTGAGCTTTATTgttacaaaagaaataaaataaccaTAAATTTGCCAAAAAATGTTGGCACCGCAAAGCAAATGTGTTAAAATATTAAGTTATGAACGTAATCTATTAAGGCATTATGTAAAAGTTGACATTTCTAAGCCGGAAATTTCATACCTTGTCGTACAAAACAaggtacattgtacattta is part of the Magallana gigas chromosome 3, xbMagGiga1.1, whole genome shotgun sequence genome and harbors:
- the LOC105330532 gene encoding receptor-transporting protein 3, whose product is MLYLTQTSVNPGLGSTGVSPVVSPGVSPVSTIAPMTLNPCTTSLAFTPGGGNTALTLNTVPQGSTMAPGSIMHLINYGDKDLGLLLSQRMELVWHGEFDRLFSQYYPHSWQLVPTFCPPNDRWRTFKDSAKVRFSCQECGHGWTSMKGRVIFWFQLNYATNMGYVMFKLYGQQCQRCKNGKYEHAMWYPEEVIKVLGNVYNRVGQIYYGFVRPPLRIDRRAGKPRNQHNSELCQACKEGLCREEWTFT